The Aureispira anguillae genome contains a region encoding:
- a CDS encoding M1 family metallopeptidase, translated as MTYRLNVLTAFFVCCISTVWAQPDRWQQRIEYKMDIVVDAENHQFTGKQNIVYHNNSKDELKQVFYHLYFNAFQPNSMMDVRSRTIKDADSRVGGRILELKQDEIGYHKIKSLKQNGADVKFEVVGTILEVTLNEPIQPGASCTFDMEFNSQVPLQIRRSGWNSAEGIELSMTQWYPKMCEYDYQGWHANPYIGREFHGVWGDFDVKITIDKNYTIGGTGMLQNPSEIGHGYEKVGEKVDHSDKKVLTWHFKAENVHDFAWAADPDYIHDIQEVSEGFVLHFIYQDDENYKDVWKKAQKKTVQAFKFIQSRYGKYPYGQYTIIQGGDGGMEYPMATLITGKRNFGSLVGVIVHEAMHTWYQMLMGSNESLYAWMDEGFTSYASNVVRAHLFNSHGAFPHDGSYRGYFYLATSGAEEPMSTHADHFNTNFAYGQASYSKGAVFLGQLNYIVGEGVFDKAMLKYYDDWHFKHPNPNDFIRVMEKESGLELDWYKEHWVNTTNRIDYAIVDVVKGGKASKDSVAIKATEGNYYIQSGKASKKGTTVYLERKERMPMPLDVVVTYKKGKLTKLKTFNIPLEIMRGNKVDELKNGNQTVMPDWKWTHSVYELNLSIPLKDIEKIEIDPSLRLADIDRENNVWEK; from the coding sequence ATGACATACCGACTAAACGTATTAACTGCATTTTTTGTTTGCTGTATTTCAACTGTATGGGCACAGCCTGATCGTTGGCAGCAACGCATTGAGTATAAAATGGATATTGTTGTAGATGCTGAGAACCACCAATTTACAGGCAAGCAAAACATAGTTTATCACAACAATTCAAAAGATGAACTCAAACAGGTTTTTTACCATTTATATTTTAATGCTTTTCAGCCTAATAGTATGATGGATGTGCGTTCTAGAACCATTAAGGATGCCGATTCAAGAGTTGGTGGTCGCATTTTGGAGCTGAAACAAGATGAGATTGGTTACCACAAAATTAAGTCTTTGAAACAAAATGGAGCAGATGTAAAGTTTGAAGTGGTCGGGACTATTTTGGAAGTGACCTTAAATGAGCCCATTCAACCAGGAGCAAGCTGTACGTTTGATATGGAGTTTAATAGTCAAGTGCCCTTGCAAATTCGTCGTTCTGGTTGGAACAGTGCAGAAGGAATTGAATTGTCAATGACCCAATGGTATCCCAAAATGTGCGAATACGATTATCAAGGTTGGCATGCCAATCCTTATATTGGAAGGGAATTTCATGGAGTTTGGGGAGATTTTGATGTTAAGATTACAATTGATAAAAACTATACCATTGGAGGAACTGGAATGCTTCAGAATCCTAGTGAAATAGGACATGGATATGAGAAGGTTGGTGAAAAAGTAGATCATAGCGACAAGAAGGTCTTGACTTGGCATTTTAAAGCCGAAAATGTACATGATTTTGCATGGGCTGCGGACCCTGATTATATTCATGATATTCAAGAGGTAAGCGAAGGCTTTGTTTTACATTTTATCTACCAAGATGATGAAAACTATAAGGATGTCTGGAAGAAAGCTCAAAAAAAGACGGTTCAGGCTTTTAAATTTATCCAATCTAGATATGGAAAATATCCCTACGGACAATACACAATTATCCAAGGTGGTGATGGTGGAATGGAATATCCGATGGCAACTTTGATTACAGGAAAGCGTAATTTTGGTTCTTTGGTAGGTGTAATTGTTCATGAAGCAATGCACACTTGGTATCAAATGTTGATGGGATCGAATGAGAGTTTGTATGCTTGGATGGATGAAGGCTTTACTTCTTATGCTTCCAATGTTGTTCGTGCGCATTTGTTTAATAGCCATGGTGCTTTTCCTCACGATGGTTCTTATAGAGGTTATTTTTATTTGGCAACAAGTGGGGCAGAAGAGCCAATGAGTACTCATGCGGATCATTTTAATACCAATTTTGCTTATGGGCAAGCCTCTTACTCTAAAGGAGCTGTGTTTTTGGGGCAACTGAACTATATTGTAGGAGAAGGTGTTTTTGATAAAGCAATGCTAAAATATTATGACGATTGGCATTTTAAACATCCTAATCCAAATGATTTCATTCGAGTAATGGAGAAAGAATCAGGCTTAGAATTGGATTGGTACAAAGAGCATTGGGTTAATACAACCAATCGTATTGATTATGCTATTGTAGATGTCGTAAAAGGCGGCAAAGCATCTAAGGATTCTGTAGCGATTAAGGCAACAGAAGGAAACTATTACATACAAAGTGGCAAGGCTTCTAAAAAAGGAACAACCGTTTATTTGGAAAGAAAAGAGCGCATGCCAATGCCGTTGGATGTCGTTGTAACCTACAAAAAAGGAAAGTTGACAAAACTCAAAACATTTAATATTCCACTAGAAATTATGCGTGGAAACAAAGTAGATGAGCTAAAAAATGGCAACCAAACGGTTATGCCCGACTGGAAATGGACGCACTCTGTTTATGAATTGAATTTGTCTATTCCTTTAAAGGACATTGAAAAAATTGAAATTGACCCTTCTCTACGTTTGGCAGATATTGATCGTGAAAACAATGTTTGGGAGAAATAA
- a CDS encoding DUF1572 domain-containing protein: MNYLENTNNLFKYYKQLGDQSMAQLTEEQIFWKNASDENSIATIVKHLSGNMLSRWTNFRTEDGEKTWRNRDDEFEDATLKNKQQVLDKWQIGWACLFDAIEPLKEPDLEQIVYIRNQGHTVLEAMNRQLGHYAYHVGQLVLMAKMQKGKDWQTLSIAKGESKNYNRAKFAKEKERGHFTEEILKKK, encoded by the coding sequence ATGAATTACCTCGAAAACACTAATAATTTATTCAAATACTACAAACAATTGGGCGATCAATCTATGGCGCAATTAACTGAAGAACAAATTTTTTGGAAAAATGCGAGCGATGAAAATAGCATAGCAACGATTGTTAAGCATTTGTCTGGAAATATGTTGTCAAGATGGACCAATTTTAGAACCGAAGATGGTGAGAAAACTTGGAGAAATCGAGATGATGAATTTGAAGATGCTACCCTAAAAAATAAGCAGCAGGTACTAGACAAATGGCAAATAGGTTGGGCTTGTTTATTTGATGCAATTGAGCCCTTAAAAGAGCCCGATTTAGAACAGATTGTTTACATTAGAAATCAAGGCCACACAGTGCTAGAAGCGATGAATCGTCAGTTGGGGCATTACGCTTATCATGTTGGGCAATTGGTGCTGATGGCTAAAATGCAAAAGGGAAAAGATTGGCAAACTCTGTCCATTGCAAAAGGTGAATCTAAAAATTATAACCGTGCAAAGTTTGCTAAAGAGAAGGAGCGAGGTCATTTTACCGAGGAAATTTTAAAGAAAAAATAG
- a CDS encoding NADAR family protein: MKDKFIFYSKSADKAPGEGKGEYTEDPYMYKGLASFTDWRKILGNFYECNFVYEGRTYKTVEHALQAKKFQAINQDLFESFALESESALSKGSGLDARKMRKTILLKETELTKWDKEKIAHINNMHYEKFTQCLKAKEVLLATKDAELWHYLMRVPKGKNLQRWTNLETLRTQLKEAVNKKP, from the coding sequence ATGAAAGATAAATTTATTTTTTATTCCAAATCCGCTGATAAAGCTCCAGGTGAGGGAAAAGGTGAATATACTGAAGACCCATATATGTATAAAGGGTTAGCAAGTTTTACCGATTGGAGAAAAATACTAGGTAATTTTTACGAGTGCAATTTTGTCTATGAAGGCAGAACTTATAAAACCGTGGAGCATGCACTACAAGCAAAAAAATTCCAAGCGATAAACCAAGACTTGTTTGAATCTTTTGCTTTGGAATCTGAATCTGCTTTATCAAAAGGCAGTGGGCTTGATGCACGAAAAATGCGTAAGACTATTTTATTAAAAGAAACAGAATTAACGAAATGGGATAAAGAAAAAATAGCCCATATTAATAATATGCATTATGAAAAATTCACACAATGCCTAAAAGCTAAAGAAGTCCTATTAGCCACTAAAGATGCTGAGCTTTGGCACTATCTCATGAGAGTCCCTAAAGGGAAAAATCTACAACGTTGGACTAATTTAGAAACTTTGAGAACACAACTTAAGGAAGCCGTCAATAAAAAACCATAA
- a CDS encoding tetratricopeptide repeat protein, which produces MKELKDKIHEQITQLCREGDLIAENEFFIEAINKYEKALKLIPFPQNEWEATTWVLTAIADALFLDGQFEKSLLKFTETLECPNAFGNSFIHLRLGQCSYETGNFNRAANELVRAYALEGKKIFKGEHPKYFKFLKSRIDTKEYRHQGRNVKYELFLKNYYIGYTYFERADPPMGCVFGKIEDSLLSYQWLKKYCYENQIELTADYEDEKLISTRAIPDLKVYNKEMIEIKGIGNQICGMDSEAFEIHVEGVPYPSYEEEFSHHVKEYNNSFKNQ; this is translated from the coding sequence ATGAAAGAACTAAAGGATAAAATACATGAGCAAATAACGCAACTTTGTCGAGAAGGAGATTTAATTGCTGAAAATGAATTTTTTATTGAAGCTATCAATAAATATGAAAAGGCATTGAAGCTTATCCCCTTTCCACAAAATGAATGGGAAGCAACTACTTGGGTTCTAACGGCAATTGCTGATGCTCTTTTTTTAGATGGACAATTTGAAAAGTCATTATTAAAATTCACTGAAACGCTCGAATGCCCTAATGCTTTCGGCAACTCATTTATTCACTTAAGACTTGGACAATGTTCGTATGAAACTGGAAACTTTAATAGGGCAGCGAATGAGCTTGTTAGAGCCTATGCATTGGAAGGTAAAAAAATTTTTAAAGGAGAGCATCCCAAATATTTTAAATTCCTAAAATCTCGAATCGACACTAAAGAATATCGCCACCAAGGAAGAAATGTGAAATATGAATTATTTTTAAAGAACTATTATATTGGTTATACATATTTTGAGAGGGCAGATCCTCCAATGGGATGTGTATTTGGAAAAATTGAAGACTCTCTCCTGTCATATCAGTGGTTAAAAAAATACTGTTATGAAAATCAGATTGAACTCACAGCAGATTATGAAGACGAAAAGCTGATTTCAACAAGGGCAATACCTGACTTAAAAGTGTACAATAAGGAGATGATCGAAATCAAAGGCATAGGAAATCAAATTTGTGGTATGGATTCAGAAGCATTTGAAATTCACGTTGAAGGCGTTCCTTATCCATCCTATGAAGAAGAATTTTCTCATCATGTAAAAGAATACAACAATAGCTTTAAAAATCAATAA
- a CDS encoding NUDIX hydrolase, producing MNEVDKIAFIETQNGQILSTRSKGKTKYYIPGGKRELGETDEQTLVREIAEELDVKIKPDSIEYVGTFKAQSDGAKKGVLVKMTCYKAKFEGDLKPQSEIEEIKWLNYKDLDIISEVDKKIFRFLKEKGDLE from the coding sequence ATGAACGAAGTTGACAAAATAGCTTTTATTGAAACCCAAAATGGGCAAATTTTAAGCACTAGGTCTAAAGGAAAAACTAAGTATTATATTCCTGGTGGAAAACGAGAGCTTGGAGAAACCGATGAACAAACTCTTGTAAGGGAAATAGCTGAAGAACTGGATGTAAAAATTAAACCTGATTCTATTGAGTACGTCGGAACCTTCAAGGCACAATCGGATGGAGCTAAAAAAGGTGTTTTAGTTAAAATGACTTGTTACAAAGCAAAGTTTGAAGGTGACTTAAAACCCCAAAGTGAAATTGAAGAAATAAAATGGCTGAATTATAAGGACTTAGACATTATATCAGAGGTAGACAAAAAAATATTCCGATTTCTTAAAGAAAAGGGAGATTTAGAATAG
- a CDS encoding pentapeptide repeat-containing protein: MSNKITEHKAFDKVDYSDANLKNQKFDTCTFSHCNFNACDLSGVTFMDCTFDNCDFSLVRNKDTALKGVQFIECKLVGFNFNDCNDFLFSVDFKGCNLSYASFFDLKLPKTQFKNCNLEKVEFASADINEAVFDNCDFTNAIFDFTNLEKADFYTSFNYSIDPDNNKVGKARFSKDGVVGLLRKYNIIIE; the protein is encoded by the coding sequence ATGTCTAACAAAATAACAGAGCATAAAGCTTTTGATAAAGTAGATTACTCTGATGCAAATCTAAAAAATCAAAAATTCGATACCTGTACCTTTAGTCATTGTAATTTTAACGCTTGTGATTTATCGGGCGTTACTTTTATGGACTGCACCTTTGATAACTGCGACTTTAGCTTAGTCAGAAACAAAGATACGGCACTAAAAGGAGTCCAATTTATAGAGTGCAAACTGGTTGGTTTTAATTTTAACGACTGCAATGACTTTTTGTTTTCGGTTGATTTTAAAGGGTGCAATCTGAGTTATGCTTCCTTTTTTGATTTAAAGCTTCCCAAAACACAATTTAAAAATTGCAACCTAGAAAAAGTTGAATTTGCTTCTGCGGATATTAACGAAGCCGTTTTTGATAATTGTGATTTCACCAATGCTATTTTCGACTTTACCAATCTTGAAAAAGCCGATTTCTATACTTCTTTCAATTATTCCATTGATCCTGACAACAATAAAGTTGGTAAGGCAAGATTTTCTAAAGATGGTGTGGTAGGATTACTTAGAAAATATAATATTATCATTGAATAG
- a CDS encoding NAD(P)/FAD-dependent oxidoreductase — MIKRIEIALSPKDAQSKQAIEHLVKQKLTLQINEQLTDIIPVRRSIDARSRIPVIRLLVDVYINEAYLPKPKIVPQYPAVHQAKKVIIVGAGPAGYFAALQLIELGLQPIIFDRGKDVRERRRDLKAIQQEGLVNPDSNYCFGEGGAGTYSDGKLYTRSKKRGKIEKVLRLLVEHGATSDILVDAHPHIGSNKLPKVVANIRETILKHGGQIHFNSTVTDFIVEQKNSGERQLTGVVVNHKKEYFAAATILATGHSARDIYTLLYSKKIRLEAKPFALGVRIEHPQALIDKIQYRQPKRDQHLPAASYSVVCQVQKRGVFSFCMCPGGLIVPAATAPNELVVNGMSLSRRDSPFSNSGLVVAIELEDLTAYNSKKFQGIQDPLFNGLKFQQEVEQTMFKAGDGSQKAPAQRVIDFTKGKLSTNLPATSYIPGIYSARMDQLLPNWVAKRLQKALPEFNKKKKGYFTNEAQIIGTESRTSSPIRIPRNSETLMHPDVTGLYPCGEGAGYAGGIVSAAMDGENVAKMIANFLS, encoded by the coding sequence ATGATAAAACGTATAGAAATAGCCCTTTCTCCCAAAGATGCCCAATCCAAACAGGCCATTGAGCATTTGGTAAAGCAAAAATTAACGCTCCAAATTAATGAGCAGCTAACCGACATCATTCCTGTTCGGCGATCTATTGATGCCCGAAGCAGGATTCCAGTCATTCGTTTGTTGGTCGATGTTTATATTAATGAAGCCTACCTACCCAAACCTAAGATTGTCCCTCAATACCCTGCTGTCCACCAAGCAAAAAAAGTAATTATTGTGGGAGCTGGTCCCGCTGGGTATTTCGCAGCGCTTCAACTGATAGAATTGGGGCTTCAACCTATTATTTTTGACCGAGGCAAAGATGTTCGAGAACGTCGCCGAGACCTCAAAGCCATCCAACAAGAGGGTCTTGTCAATCCCGATTCTAATTATTGTTTTGGAGAAGGAGGTGCAGGTACTTATTCCGATGGTAAATTATATACTCGCTCCAAAAAACGAGGGAAAATAGAAAAAGTGCTTCGCCTATTGGTAGAACACGGTGCTACTTCTGATATTTTGGTAGACGCTCATCCGCACATTGGTTCCAATAAATTGCCTAAAGTGGTTGCTAATATTCGTGAAACAATTCTAAAGCACGGTGGGCAAATCCATTTTAATAGTACGGTTACGGATTTTATTGTTGAGCAAAAAAATAGTGGTGAACGGCAGCTCACTGGCGTTGTGGTCAATCACAAAAAGGAATATTTTGCTGCTGCAACGATTCTAGCAACGGGGCATTCTGCACGAGATATTTATACCCTGCTTTATAGCAAAAAGATTCGATTGGAAGCCAAACCGTTTGCTTTGGGGGTTCGGATTGAACATCCGCAAGCGTTGATTGATAAAATTCAATACCGCCAGCCTAAACGAGATCAACACCTACCCGCTGCTAGTTACAGCGTTGTTTGTCAGGTTCAAAAACGAGGTGTTTTTTCTTTTTGTATGTGCCCTGGTGGTTTAATTGTTCCTGCCGCAACAGCTCCTAATGAGCTGGTAGTAAATGGGATGTCGCTCTCTCGAAGAGATTCTCCCTTCTCTAATTCAGGCTTAGTGGTAGCTATTGAGTTAGAGGATTTAACCGCTTACAATTCTAAAAAATTCCAAGGAATTCAAGATCCGCTCTTTAATGGTTTAAAATTTCAGCAAGAAGTAGAACAAACGATGTTTAAGGCTGGAGATGGCAGCCAAAAAGCTCCTGCACAGCGAGTCATCGACTTTACAAAAGGCAAACTGTCAACTAACTTGCCTGCCACCTCTTATATTCCAGGAATTTATAGCGCCAGAATGGATCAACTGCTCCCCAATTGGGTTGCCAAGCGCCTGCAAAAGGCATTGCCAGAATTCAACAAAAAGAAAAAAGGATACTTTACAAACGAAGCGCAAATTATTGGGACAGAAAGCCGTACTAGTTCTCCAATTCGCATCCCTAGAAATAGCGAAACCTTGATGCATCCTGATGTTACTGGGCTTTATCCCTGTGGCGAAGGTGCAGGTTATGCAGGAGGTATTGTTTCGGCTGCCATGGATGGCGAAAATGTAGCCAAAATGATTGCTAACTTTTTAAGCTAA
- a CDS encoding rhodanese-like domain-containing protein codes for MDRNEVQGINVHSLKEMMDNGDDFVIIDVREPDETEIASIGGENIPLGLIDKNTDKIPRDKPVIILCKSGKRSYMAVLFLQQEYEYENLYTLNGGITAYARDIDSSITVY; via the coding sequence ATGGATAGAAACGAAGTACAAGGAATTAATGTTCATTCACTAAAAGAAATGATGGACAATGGTGATGATTTTGTAATCATTGACGTAAGAGAACCAGATGAAACCGAGATTGCTTCTATTGGCGGAGAAAATATTCCTTTGGGTTTGATCGATAAAAATACGGACAAAATCCCAAGAGATAAACCTGTTATCATACTCTGTAAAAGTGGTAAACGCAGTTATATGGCGGTATTATTTTTACAACAAGAATACGAATACGAAAACCTTTATACTCTAAATGGTGGTATTACAGCTTATGCTAGAGATATAGATTCCAGTATTACAGTCTATTAA
- a CDS encoding cation diffusion facilitator family transporter gives MAGSSKKAIYGAIIANTAIAVSKFIAAFFTGSSSMLSEGIHSLVDTGNGALLLMGIKKSQKPADEQHPYGYGNEIYFWSFIVAVLIFALGGGIALYEGIEAVLHPPHEVDREHIKWNYAVLIFAMIFEGSALRVALNQFNANRGDKSFFQELVDIKDTSTAAIVIEDSAALIGLVIALLSVFLADMTGNVYFDGLGSILIGVLLISVSLFFAVECKDLLIGEGLMQSDLDKITGILDEDKNVDRYKRPLSLYFGPNEVLVNLDVNFKDELTSDDIELAIDRIESKIKAAIPAVNRIFIEAETIKTVAKAE, from the coding sequence ATGGCAGGTTCATCCAAAAAGGCAATTTATGGAGCTATTATAGCCAATACAGCAATTGCTGTCAGTAAATTTATTGCTGCATTTTTTACAGGTTCCTCTTCTATGTTATCGGAAGGCATTCACTCCTTAGTCGATACAGGAAATGGGGCTTTGCTCCTAATGGGCATCAAAAAAAGCCAAAAGCCAGCTGACGAGCAACATCCCTATGGCTATGGAAACGAAATTTATTTTTGGTCTTTTATTGTGGCCGTTCTTATTTTCGCTTTGGGTGGTGGCATTGCTTTATATGAAGGAATTGAAGCAGTTTTGCACCCTCCTCACGAGGTAGATCGGGAGCATATTAAGTGGAATTATGCGGTTTTGATTTTTGCGATGATTTTTGAAGGTTCTGCGTTGCGAGTTGCTCTCAATCAATTTAACGCAAACCGTGGTGATAAATCCTTTTTTCAAGAATTAGTAGACATCAAGGATACTTCCACTGCGGCTATCGTAATTGAAGATTCAGCGGCATTGATTGGTCTAGTGATTGCTTTGCTTTCTGTATTTTTGGCAGATATGACTGGCAATGTTTATTTTGATGGCTTGGGCTCTATTCTAATCGGCGTTTTATTAATTAGTGTCTCTCTATTCTTTGCCGTAGAATGTAAAGATTTATTGATTGGCGAAGGTTTGATGCAATCAGATTTAGACAAGATTACAGGCATTCTAGACGAAGACAAAAACGTTGACCGTTACAAACGCCCACTTAGTTTATATTTTGGTCCAAATGAAGTTTTGGTCAATCTTGATGTGAATTTTAAAGATGAATTAACTTCAGATGATATTGAATTGGCAATAGATCGGATCGAATCTAAAATCAAAGCTGCCATTCCTGCGGTGAATCGCATCTTTATTGAGGCAGAAACCATCAAAACTGTAGCAAAGGCAGAATAG
- a CDS encoding AAA family ATPase: MNSITNLLKAYSNNQKAQDAIRLIEHTSSSVFLTGKAGTGKSTLLNVLTKSLTKKHIVLAPTELAALQVGGENIHSFFGFEWRAYLPDDKGIPPLPPTTIQLLDEIELIIIDEISMVRCDLMNAIDLALRANLRSNLPFGGKQLMMIGDLYQLPPIIDERDKEAVSLLRTNYTSRYFFSAKAFEGDFKYQIVELSKVYRQRDKKFISLLNAIRVNQLDRNHLELLNERFGVKGGLSTNFKITLASTNAVIKQLNEENLAAIDAPLVTFHADEAGNFANVGSAYPTDKELSIKVGAQVMFVKDDEEGRWTNGTIGRVAEIFEDQVLVEIKVAKTMEVVAVKQYTWHKYIYEWNHETETVEHKTVGSFTQLPIKLAWGITIHKSQGQTFDHVIINLGRKAFATGQTYVALSRCTSFKGITLKRPIHPEDIFVDKRITRFLEAQKQYRADKNSYMTMLEHTERSIQQQHLIISSLEATAVGQQRETKKLVQTLVDQSKKIDWLSTDLEAAKNNLKENETKLGQALSDLAEHEQELANAVGSKGIYQIALVVLAIICLYLLFS, encoded by the coding sequence ATGAATTCTATTACCAATTTATTAAAAGCATATAGTAACAATCAGAAAGCACAAGATGCTATTCGATTGATTGAACATACTTCTAGTTCTGTTTTTCTGACGGGAAAAGCAGGAACAGGCAAATCAACCCTTCTTAATGTACTCACAAAGAGTCTTACCAAAAAACATATCGTATTAGCTCCTACAGAATTAGCAGCATTGCAAGTTGGTGGAGAAAATATTCATTCCTTTTTTGGTTTTGAATGGAGAGCTTATTTGCCCGACGACAAAGGCATTCCTCCTTTGCCTCCCACAACCATTCAATTGTTAGATGAAATCGAGCTCATTATTATTGATGAAATCTCAATGGTGCGCTGTGATCTAATGAATGCAATAGATTTAGCATTGCGAGCCAATTTAAGGTCTAATTTGCCGTTTGGAGGAAAACAATTGATGATGATTGGAGATTTGTACCAATTGCCTCCAATTATTGACGAACGAGACAAAGAAGCGGTTAGCTTGTTGCGTACCAATTATACCTCTCGTTACTTTTTTAGTGCCAAGGCTTTTGAAGGAGATTTTAAATATCAAATTGTAGAACTATCCAAAGTCTATCGCCAGCGAGATAAAAAATTCATTAGTTTATTGAATGCCATTCGTGTCAATCAATTGGATCGCAACCATTTAGAATTACTGAATGAACGTTTTGGTGTCAAGGGCGGTTTATCGACCAATTTTAAAATCACCTTAGCATCAACCAATGCGGTTATTAAACAACTTAACGAAGAAAATTTAGCCGCTATTGACGCTCCTTTGGTTACCTTCCATGCTGATGAGGCTGGTAATTTTGCCAATGTGGGCAGCGCTTATCCTACCGATAAAGAATTGAGCATAAAAGTTGGTGCTCAAGTAATGTTTGTAAAAGATGATGAGGAAGGGCGTTGGACCAATGGTACCATTGGTCGAGTTGCCGAAATTTTTGAAGACCAAGTTTTGGTAGAGATAAAGGTCGCAAAGACAATGGAGGTGGTTGCCGTCAAGCAATACACTTGGCACAAATATATTTATGAGTGGAATCATGAAACCGAAACCGTAGAACACAAGACCGTCGGATCTTTTACTCAACTGCCCATCAAGTTAGCTTGGGGGATTACCATTCACAAAAGCCAAGGACAAACCTTTGACCACGTTATTATCAACCTTGGCAGAAAGGCCTTTGCCACAGGGCAAACCTATGTTGCCCTAAGTCGTTGTACCTCGTTCAAAGGGATTACACTCAAACGACCAATCCATCCAGAGGATATTTTTGTAGATAAGCGAATTACTCGTTTTTTGGAAGCCCAAAAGCAGTATCGAGCAGACAAAAATAGCTATATGACCATGTTGGAACACACCGAGCGCTCGATTCAACAACAGCATCTTATTATTAGTTCTTTGGAAGCGACAGCGGTGGGACAACAACGGGAAACGAAAAAATTGGTACAAACTTTGGTTGATCAATCCAAAAAAATAGACTGGCTTTCAACCGATTTGGAAGCAGCCAAAAATAACTTAAAAGAAAACGAAACAAAATTGGGACAGGCGCTCTCTGATCTAGCAGAGCATGAACAAGAACTAGCCAATGCGGTTGGGTCAAAAGGAATTTACCAAATTGCACTTGTTGTTCTTGCCATCATTTGTCTATATCTTTTATTTTCATAA